The window CTTCTTGATAACCTCCTAGGTCTCCTTCCAGCTGGGCTCCTTCCCGTCAAAGTCCAGGGACGGTTTTGGTGGATTGATCAGGTGCTGGCAGTGGCCTAGATCTTGCTGTCTGGATTCATCGCAAAAGGTGTTTCTGAGGTGGTGGTCGATCTTCGCTTTGGAGCAGGTGAGCTGGCCACTTCCCTTCTTCCCAAGCAGCTGCTTTGTGAATCCAAAGGGGTTTGCAATGAAGGCAGCCCACTTCCTGGCCCTCTCTTTCCTCCTTCTTCTGTGCCACTCAGCTCTCCTAAGAGTCATAAGTTTCTTTCGGAGGATACTGCGCAGCTCTGTTAGAGGtcccctctcctcctctcttgCTTCTTTGAACCTCTTCCTCAGGCTCTTCAACTCAACAATGCTATGCCTCAGGGGTTTGTTTACATTACTAAACCTCGTGATGCCGGCAGAGGGGGAGGTTCTTGTGATAATCTACCGCGAGAAGTGGAGGGTAGTGCCAGTGACTATTCAAGAACACCACTCATTTGAAGCTACCATCTGCCAGCTCTCTGGACCAACTCCCACTATTATTGCTGCCCTGTATCGGCCCCCCGAAGCACAATAAGGATTTTACTACTGAACTTGCAGACTTCCTGATGCACCTTAGCTCAGTTTCACCAAACATCATACTCTTGGGAGTTTTTAATATCCATGTGGACAATGATAACAATTCTCTTACCAAAGTTTTCTTATCCTGCCTGGACAGTTTTGGTTTACAACAACATACTGATTTTCCCACGCATATTAAAGGACATATTCTGGACTTAATTTGCTGCTCAGGTGTTAAACCTGTTGATTGTAAAGCTGATTCCCTCCCTTTCTCTGATCACATgtttttatcatttggagttaatATTGCACTTTCCAAATAAAATCCTTCACGCAATATAACTTTACGTAAAATCAAGGACACCAACTTGGACAATCTATCTTCTTATATTAACAGTCTCCCCAGTATTGATCGGTCTTCCACCCCAGATAAATTGCTCTCCCACTATAATATATCCCTTCATATGCTCCTAAACATCTCGCTCCACCCCAAACCAGATCTGTTTCATTCACGCATACTGCACCCTGGTTTACCCCAACTCTTAGACAGTTAAAAGCAACAGGCCGTCAACTCGAGAGACTCCATAGGAAATTTGGTCTCCCTGTACACAAAGAGATGTATTCAAATCACATTCTTCACTACAAAGATTGCATTGCTACAGCCAAATCCACCTATTACTCACATTTAATTAGTTCAAATGAGGGTAACTCTAAGGCCCTATTCTCCCTATTTGCAAAAAATACTAAACCACTAGATCCACTTCCTTCCCAACTGTATTGTTCTGATTTTTGTAACACATTGGCATCATTTTTCACCTTAAAAATAGCACAGATCCATCAGCAACTTTTACCAACTGCCCCTCTAACTACAACTGATCCAGTCCTACTTGTCCCCCCAAATTCAaactcattttcattttttcccTCCCTTCAGTCAATGACATCTCTAAATTAATTCGAAATTCAAAATCATCAACCTGCCAATTAGATCCTCTTCCAACTGCTCTTGTTAAAGCTAGCCTTCCTTCTCTGTCCCCTCTTATCACAGACATTATACATTCTTCCCTTACCACTGGTGTCTTTCCTCTTGCTCTCAAAACAGCTGCAATAACCCCAATACTCAAGAAACCTGGTTTAGATCCTAATGACCTCAATAACTTTCGCCCCATTTCAAATCTTCCATTTATTTCCAAAATTCTTGAAAAAGCAGTTGCTGCTCAATTACATGCCCATCTGACTTCCAATAATTTATTTGAACAATTCCAATCTGGTTTTCAACCATTCCACAGCACTGAAACAGCACTTCTTAAGATCACCAACAACCTCCTCCTTGCTGCTGATTCTGGTCCATTATCCATCCTCCTTCTGCTTGATCTAACTGCGGCCTTTGACACAATTTCACATGACATCCTTCTTGACAGACTTTCTTCTCTTGGCATTGTAAATATACCTTTCTTCTGGTTTCATTCCTATCTTTCTGGCTGCACTCTTCAGCTAAAATCATTTACATCTCATTCTGTTCCTGTTACCTCAGGTGTACCCCAGGGCTCTGTCCTGGGACCCCTGTTATTCATTATATACCTTCTCCCCCTTGGTTACATTTTCCGGAAGCATCATATTCAGTTTCACTGCTACGCGGATGACACCCAGCTCTACCTTTCAACCAAACCAAATTCTACTCTCTCACCTACATCCCTCACAGATTGTCtccttgaaataaaatattggttCACCTTAAACTTTCTGAAATTAAACTGCAATAAAACAGAACTTCTTTTGATTGGCAATAAATCAACACTAAGTAAACCTCATAATTGTAACATTCTGGTTGACAACTCCTCCATTTTTCCATCCCCTCAGGTCAAGAGTCTGGGTGTCATCCTCGATAGCACCCTCTCTTTCACCTCCCATGTCAATAATATCACTCGGTCAGCCTATTTCCATCTTCGAAATATTAATCGTCTCCGTCCTTCTCTCACTCCTCATTCTACTGCTATCCTGGTTCATAGTCTGGTTACCTCTCGTTTAGATTATTGTAATTCTCTTCTTTTTGGTCTACCGCAGAAAACCCTTCATAAATTGCAACTGGTTCAGAATTCAGCCGCCCGTATAATTACACGTACCCCTTCAATCCATCATATTACACCTGTTTTACAACAGCTCCACTGGCTTCCCATTTCATATCGCATTAACTATAAAATACTCCTCCTAACCTTCAAAGCTCTCCACAGTCTTGCTCCTCCTTATTTTTCTGACCTCCTTCATGTTGCTAAACCTGCCCATATTCTCAGATCCTCTTCTTCTGTACATCTCACTGTTCCCCCTGCCCGTCTTGTTAGTATGAAGAGCGGCTGAATGCTCTGCTCCCAGGCTCTGGAATTCACTCCCACCTGATCTCCGTAATTCAGACTCATTGCCACAATTTAAATCTAAGCTACAAAAACTCACCTGTTCAAAATTGCATATAAATTGTGACTGTAACTCTTCTTTCTTAACACTATTTTGCActgattttattgtatatttttatatttctatttactgagtattttatacttcttattattgtttattatttactgtgtattctatatttctattattgcgtattttattttttgttttgatttatgaTGATGTGTAAGGTGACCTTGAGTGCCAAGAAAGGCGccctcaaataaaatgtattactattattaactCTTGCCTAAGCTGGTGGATCTTGTTTGCCCTGTTGTTCTTAGTGTAAGAAAGGTTTCCTGCTCTCTTATCCTCTACTCCAAACCTCTCAGCTGCTAGTCCGATGTTCTGATGTTCTGCGTGGGTCTGGGTCTTGTGTCACTTGGAGGTTCTGGGCACTGTGGTTTGACTCCGGGCCTTGCTCCTCATGCGTCTCACCAGGGATGTTCCCTGAGCGCTGTGTTACAGGTTTTCACACATTTCATCTTGGCCTGGTGGATCTTCAGGCCCCGTGGGTTTTTGCACACTTTGCCTAAAAAGCATGTGCATGTGCGCTCGTTGTCATGTTTCTATTGCTATACCTCGGTTGATCAGGCCCCAGCTTGTGTCCAGGTAGCGCTACCACTTCCACGGCTCTCCTCTCCTTATCAACAGCCACCTTGAGGCAACTTCTGCTGCCTCAGTGGCCTCCTTATTGGCCCTTCGCTTGCAGGCCCCACTGATGCCCAAGATGTTGTAGGCCCTGCAGAGAGATTGGCCAGCAACCAACCTCAATGCTCGCCACCCAATGTTCCGGCACTCCCCCACAAGCTCTGCATACTTTGCCTCTACTACTTGCCTCTACCTCTCGTTGGCCTCCTCAATCCGCTCCTCCCAGGGTACAGTGAGTTCAAGGAGAACAATCTGCTTGGAGGTCTTGGAGATCAGCACTATATCTGGCCGCAGTGTTGTAGTGGCAGCATTTTCTGGGAATTTAAGTCCCCCTCTTCATGCACAGGTTGCAGACTGGTGACTCCACCAATCCCCAGCTGAACAAGTTGGATGGGCTTGGTAGAACATCGTAGACAGCCTGGATCAGGAATCGTATGTGATGAGGTTCTGATTTCCACAGCTCTGCCCATGAGACTTTGCGTTCCACGGCACGCTCCCATCTTGTCCAGGCTCCCTGCTGCCGCATTCCAACTGTCCTGCTGGCTCACTCCTACTCTATTGatgcatgaaggaaaagcagcaactattgttcagctcctcaagatgctgagaaaactattccaggtgactctccctcatgaagacactgagattaaagaacaagagtgtgcagatctgtcctcaaggctatttacagtttttctctatTGCTTAAACACATTTCCTGATACTGCCcctcatttttcacaaactctaaacacaaaacacttttCTAAAGCTACGTACACACAACCCACAGTCTCTTTTCAAAACCAACCCATCACACTAAAACAGTTGCTCATATGCTCAAAAGCAAACTTTGAAACCACAATACCGCTCAAGGCCTGCAAAAATGTACACACTACTGAGCATCATTAACCACATTACCAAAAATATTGCTAACACAATTTTCAGTGTGAGACTGTTCTTTTTACAGTTTCACGACTGCATGGATGCATTTGAGCAACCCTTATTTATTCTCAAATTGGGCATTTACTATAGATTTGTGCATTTCATAGGAGTAATGAATAATGCAGAAAATGCAGTAATATCACAACTCAATGCAGAAATGAGTACTGTAAACTCCATGGGGGATCCATTACACACAATAGATACAGTACAGTAACAACTGAAAACACAATGTTCAGGCTGCGATTTCTTTTATTACAGTACATTATACATGTAAATTGACACAGTATGTTGTATGTTGACACTGAAATAATTGGGCGGCATCACATCGTCAGGCTGGGTCGGGCCACAGGACCTCATCAACATTGCAATATTGTCCATAGCCAAACAACGTGGGAAGAATGCCGTGGCAGGCCGCACCCAGCCTTGGAATGCCTCCACAGCCACATCATCACAGGCCAGGCCATAGCCCTGAGAAGGTTCTCTCTGGTGTAAGGTTGGCGGTCATAGACCTTCCACCGCCATGATGAGAAGACCTCTTCTATTGGGTTTAGGAATGGAGAGTAGGGTGGCAGACACACATTAATAAATTGCTGGTTGATGTTAAACCACTCTCTGACCTAGATGCTGCGATGGAAACTAACATTGTCCCAGAGGATGACATATATGGGAAGACCAGTCGGCCCAGGATTCTGCTGGTCGTGGTGATCAGCTGGCCCAGCATTCGGGTGGTCATTGTCATGCAAAACATCCCTCTAGAACTCATGGCAGCGCAGAAAGTGATGTTTCCTCCACGTTGGCCGGGCACATCAACAATAACTCTTCATCCTATGATGTTAcggcctctcctcctcctttttgtGAGGTTGAAGCCAGCCTCATCCACAAATAAAAATTCATGGGGTCTGGCCATGGACTCCAACTCGAAGATCCACTGTGGAAACAAATAGCGTTTTCAGGTCAATAAAGGTCAAAAAAGTCAATACAGCACATTACAGTATGTTAGTATAGTATTGCATGTAAAGTACTGTAGGCCACCGTTTACATGGATTGTACTGTACTTACTTGCACATACTGGTGACGGAGGTGTTTTATTCTGTCAGAGTTGCGCTCAAAGGGTACCCTATAGGCCTGCTTCATGCATACTCTCTGACGCTTGAGGACTCTGTCTATGGTTGTCAGGCTGACATTGTCAATCTTCTGAAAGTTCAAATTGTCACCAATGATCTTCTCCTGTATCTCCCGTAGTCTCATCACATTGTTCTCCCGAACCATATCCACAATGAGGACCTCTTGGGCTGGTGTGAATCTGGAAGGCCTCCCACCTGCAAATGGCAATCTTTCAACTCTATTCAGAAATGGTCCTTGCAGTACACACTTTTACTGTAACCATGATTGCACTTGTCTGTATGTAGGTGCACTCCACTAtagtactgtatactgtaaacaTCTAGTGTAGTGACTAAAAGCCTAGTACATACAGTACCTGTTGTGTGATGCTGAGGTTGGACTcgatgtgtttagagttttgagaaaaagGGGATGGGTTTGTGAACAGTGTCTACGGGTGAATTGTGTTTGTGGTTGTGGCAAATGGGGGATATTTTTACTAAATGTGTTGAGGTAACTGGTCATTTGGTTTAGAGTACtgggttttatgtgttttggcaatagagaaaaactgtaatattcaTTGTAAAATCATCAATGTACAAAATCATAAATAGtaagaaaacacaataaataagaaGAGTTGTGTTCAAATTTTTACATGGTactgtttgtaataaatgcaacTAGACTCTCGGCTGAATGAAAATGATTGTCAATGCTTATACTAACCTTAACTCTAATCTTAAACAATGACATCAACCTAATACTTCAATCTTACCCTGAACCTAGCTCTTGAAGGTTAATGTTAGGGTATAGGGTTAGATGTaaggttatattcaatagagaatcatttacaattaacaaaaaaaaaatcagttgccTTCAATGGTCATTTAGTAGAATGTTAGTTCAGGGCTATGTGGCATTAACAATGTACCATCCAACTAAAGTGTTtccattcttttaataaaaaataagatccAAAAGGCACCCATCTCAGAGTAGCACCCATACTTTTGGTACAACCCACAGGTAATGTGTCACGAGactgatcttgttttttccaatcaaataagaaataattTCAACAAAATGATACATTCGTTATACATTTGTGTTGAATTCCTCCTTTACAGTGCTATAGTTTTAGATAGAGGTTTTTCAATGTAGCTCTGGGGTCTATTTGTTGGCCTAACAAATTGCTAGAATTAGAATTATGGGTATATTTGGCTCTGATATTTTGAATCATCTAATTTTAAtgtttgacctgacatattttaAGAACCACATACATTGTCTTACAGGTTGTGAAAAGCCGGCTCCAGCGGATAAAGAAACACATTCGAggtctgtgtttgtttgtatttctataaccccaattccaaaaaagttggtgctatgtgtaaaatgtaaataaaaaaataaaataaataaaatgtgcacatttcatagacccatattttatttacagtagaaCAGAAAATATCCAGTATCAGATactgaaagtgagacattttgccatttcataaaaaaatgacatttgaaacttgatggcagcaatacaaaaaaatattgggTCAGGGCCATGTCTACCATTGTGTAGCGTCCCCTCTTCTTTTCACAGCAGTCTATAAACGTCTGAGAAGGAGAAGCACCCAGACTCTTCTGAAAAACAACACTGTTGTGATGGATGCATCTCTTGATACAAGCATACAATATACTGTTCTATAAGTGCTGTTGTatacactgcatttacactgcctTTCAACATGTGTAAGTTGTCCATGCCATAGGCATTAAATATAACCCCATACCAAATAAACTGGATGGTTCCTCTCCTTTTAAGTCCACAGAATATGAAGTCCATGGTTTCCAAATATAATGTCACATTTAAATTCATATCacattagaactttttttttagaacaatagAACAATTTTTCCTTTGTCCATTTGATATGAGTTTAACACAGATCTGGTCTGGATGGTGTTGATATATCGCTTCATCTTTGCATAATACAGctttaatgtatttttgaaaGATCTTTAGCATCTTAAATTGATCAACTGCTTTATTCACAATGAATTCTCCAGATTCTCGGAATCTTTTGAGGATATTTATACATTTGGGCTTCCAATTTTATGTGAAGGAATACTTTTCTGAAAGTGTTTTCAGTTGGTGAACTCTTCcactctaaaatgctcttttatatccagtcatgtgTTAGTTCAGCTGTTTTTTATTGCCACTTACTTTTTACGTCTTCTGTTACCCTTGTTCCATTTTCAGAGGCATTGCAGCCTCAGGTTCAggttctaaatgagttaatgaTTTTCATAATATGGTAAAGAAAGCTCACTTTCAACGTCTGATAcagtatttgtttttgttttattgtgaataaaCTATGATAAGATTTGCAGATCATTGCATTCTTGTTTTTATGTACAGTGCCTTAAAAAAGACTTCACACCCCTTAAGCGATTCCAGGTTTTTTCACATTTCACCCACaaacttaaacacattttattaggtTTTTTAGGTTATAGACACATAaagtaattgtgaagtgaaaattTAATTATTCTGTTCACAGCACCTTCATGTTTGCTCTGTCCCTTACATTCCATTTCACATGGCTTACTTTCAAAACTATCTTTCTTTTGGTCACTCTTTTataaaggtcagatttgtggagtACACAAATagtagttgtcctgtggacagattctcccacctgagctgtggatctcagcagctcctccagagtgaccctgggcctcttggctgcttctctaataATTACTGCTTTCCTTGAATTGGCTATCTGCCTTGTTATGTTTGTAGTGCCATACTCCTTCCATTTTTAGATGATGTATTGTGATTTGTGAAATGTTTATAGCTTTGGAAacgtttttataacctaacctttTGGGTTTTAAGCTTGATACTTCTCCACAACTGTATCTCTGATACAGTTGTGGTCCATGGTTTgttttcatgatgctgtttgatcactaatgttttctaacaaaccactgaggcctttacagaacagCTGCAGTTATACTaagattaaattacacacaggtggacacTCTTCACTAATTAAgtgtctttttttataattttcttcCAATTTCCAAGACATTTTGATTTTATACAATGGATTTGATGTTTTAAGGGTATCAGAGTACAGGGAGCTGAATACAAATGCATGCAATTTTATTTATGAATACTTTTTTAAGGCACTGTATATTAAGTAACATTTTACAAACCATgacaaactttttaaaaattggtattttaaattgtttacatttataaatgataTAAACATATAACAACGTGTGACAGCACTGTGATGAGGTATGTGTTTGTGGATGCAGGTAAAAGCACTGGCAAAAGCAAAGTGCTGCAGCTGGTTCTGGTCGGTCCACAGGGTTCTGGGAAGAGCTCAGCAGGAAACAGCATCCTGGGCAGGGCAGCATTTACAACTGACACCAGAACACCTACCTGCCAGACTGAGACCGGTGAGATTGGCAGCCGAACTCTCACTGTAGTGGACACACCAGGCCTAACCGGCGATTTGGATTCTGATCAGGAGGTGATTGAGACAATCTCAAAAGCATGTCAAGATCTCCTTGAATTGCCAATCATTTTCCTATTAGTGGTGCCTCTAGGGTGGAATGCAGAGAAGTCTCAGGATGGCTCAGTCCCCCATGTCCTCAAACATGCTCTTGGTAAGGTTTCTCTGGACCACTTGATGGTCCTCGTCTCTTACACTGACCAGGACCAGCAGGACACATCTGAGAATGAGAGCTTTCTGAGGAAGGGAGGACATCTAAAGCTGACTGTGGATCAGTGTGGCGGATGGTACCACCTGTTTAACATTGTCCATATGGGTGGTACCCAGTTCTCAGAGCTGCTTGACAAGCTTGAGAAAATGATGCACAAGGGTAAAAAGATGCAGGAGTTTGATGCCGACCCGGAAGAACAATTCAAAGCATTCAGCAAAACACCAATCAATCAACGCGAGATCCCAAAGCAGCAGGGCCCGATACAAAACGAAACACCAGTATCTGCCACTCCTGAGAGAAAAGAGGAAGCAGGAGGGATGTCCTCAGTCAGAAAAAACATTCAGAA of the Astyanax mexicanus isolate ESR-SI-001 unplaced genomic scaffold, AstMex3_surface scaffold_36, whole genome shotgun sequence genome contains:
- the LOC111197656 gene encoding GTPase IMAP family member 2; its protein translation is MGQAEAKSETRPVVKSRLQRIKKHIRGKSTGKSKVLQLVLVGPQGSGKSSAGNSILGRAAFTTDTRTPTCQTETGEIGSRTLTVVDTPGLTGDLDSDQEVIETISKACQDLLELPIIFLLVVPLGWNAEKSQDGSVPHVLKHALGKVSLDHLMVLVSYTDQDQQDTSENESFLRKGGHLKLTVDQCGGWYHLFNIVHMGGTQFSELLDKLEKMMHKGKKMQEFDADPEEQFKAFSKTPINQREIPKQQGPIQNETPVSATPERKEEAGGMSSVRKNIQKLENQMKREREVEEEHARQRNLEYRAQLLKIREMIVTLKK